A region of Aulosira sp. FACHB-615 DNA encodes the following proteins:
- the proB gene encoding glutamate 5-kinase has translation MTKTIVVKIGTSSLTQPETGQLALSTIATLTETLCHLRQQGNRVILVSSGAVGVGCARLGLTERPKAIALKQAVAAVGQGRLMRIYDDLFTTLQQPIAQVLLTRSDLVQRSRYLNVYNTFKELLGLGVIPVVNENDTVAVEELKFGDNDTLSALVASLVEADWLFLLTDVDRLYSADPRSVPDAKPIALVSNIKELAQLQIQTGGQGSQWGTGGMVTKISAARIAIAAGVRTVITQGRFPRNLEKIIQGEPLGTHFEPQPEPTSARKRWIAYGLVPTGKLYLDQGAIAAISQAGKSLLAAGIKTLEGEFDTQDAVQLCDTNGNEIARGLVNYSSDELQKICGRHSREIPEILGYVGADTVVHRDNLVLT, from the coding sequence ATGACCAAAACAATCGTCGTCAAAATAGGCACTTCTAGCCTGACTCAACCAGAAACCGGGCAATTAGCACTTTCTACGATCGCAACTTTAACCGAAACACTTTGTCATTTAAGACAGCAGGGAAATCGTGTGATTTTGGTTTCCTCTGGTGCGGTGGGTGTGGGCTGTGCCAGATTAGGCTTAACAGAACGTCCAAAAGCGATCGCCCTCAAACAAGCAGTAGCCGCAGTTGGTCAAGGCAGGTTAATGCGGATATATGACGATTTATTTACAACCTTACAACAGCCAATTGCCCAAGTTTTGCTAACTCGCAGCGACTTAGTACAGCGTAGCCGATACCTCAACGTTTACAACACCTTTAAAGAATTGCTGGGGCTGGGTGTAATTCCGGTAGTTAATGAAAATGACACCGTGGCTGTCGAGGAACTGAAATTTGGTGATAATGATACCCTTTCGGCATTAGTAGCGAGTTTAGTTGAAGCAGATTGGCTATTTTTACTCACCGACGTAGATAGATTATATTCAGCCGATCCCCGTTCTGTACCCGATGCCAAACCCATTGCCTTGGTGAGTAATATTAAAGAATTGGCGCAACTGCAAATCCAAACAGGCGGACAAGGTTCACAATGGGGTACTGGTGGGATGGTAACAAAAATATCCGCCGCCCGAATTGCGATCGCCGCCGGAGTGCGAACAGTCATTACTCAAGGGCGATTTCCCCGCAATCTCGAAAAAATTATCCAAGGGGAACCTTTAGGAACCCACTTTGAACCACAACCAGAACCCACATCAGCTAGGAAACGCTGGATAGCTTACGGACTTGTGCCGACGGGAAAATTGTATTTAGATCAAGGTGCGATCGCGGCAATATCACAAGCCGGAAAATCATTATTAGCCGCAGGTATCAAAACATTAGAAGGCGAATTTGACACCCAAGACGCTGTGCAGTTGTGCGACACCAACGGTAACGAAATAGCCAGAGGATTAGTCAACTACAGCAGCGATGAACTCCAAAAAATCTGCGGGCGACACTCCAGAGAAATTCCCGAAATTTTGGGATATGTGGGCGCAGATACCGTAGTGCATCGAGATAACTTAGTTTTGACTTAA
- a CDS encoding YhcG family protein, translating to MADKLLPTDGYDDFLRELKERIHSAQVKAALSINRELVLLYWQIGREIIIRQQQQTWGSKVIERLAQDLQVAFPDIKGFSARNLKYMRAFAEAYPNEQIVQQAAAQIPWFHNCVILDKVKNNLEREWYIRKTIENGWSRNILTLQIENRLFARQGKAVNNFNVRLPSPQSDIARETLKDPYIFDFLSLGEAAQERELEKELVKHITQFLLELGVGFAFVGQQYNLKIGNEDFYIDLLFYHVKLHCFVVIELKTGKFKPEYAGKINFYLSAVDDLLKSPVDNPSIGLILCASKDNIIAEYALRDVNKPIGIAEWQTKLTKSLPKELQTKLPTIEQLEAELENLSAEIEND from the coding sequence ATGGCGGATAAGTTATTACCAACGGATGGCTATGATGACTTCTTACGGGAGTTAAAAGAACGTATACACAGCGCCCAAGTAAAAGCAGCTTTGTCTATTAACCGTGAATTGGTATTACTTTATTGGCAAATTGGGCGCGAAATTATCATCCGTCAGCAGCAGCAAACATGGGGTAGCAAAGTTATTGAACGTCTTGCACAAGATTTACAAGTTGCTTTCCCTGATATCAAGGGATTTTCAGCCAGAAATCTGAAGTATATGCGAGCCTTTGCTGAAGCTTATCCAAATGAACAAATAGTGCAGCAGGCTGCTGCACAAATTCCTTGGTTTCATAACTGTGTAATTTTAGATAAAGTTAAAAATAATTTAGAGCGTGAATGGTATATACGAAAAACTATAGAAAATGGCTGGAGCAGAAATATTTTAACTCTCCAAATTGAGAATAGACTTTTTGCGCGTCAGGGAAAGGCTGTCAATAACTTTAACGTTAGATTACCGTCTCCTCAATCAGATATTGCTAGAGAAACGTTAAAAGACCCTTATATTTTTGATTTTTTGAGTTTAGGAGAAGCAGCCCAAGAACGGGAATTAGAAAAAGAACTTGTAAAACACATTACTCAATTTCTTTTGGAGTTGGGTGTAGGATTTGCTTTTGTTGGACAGCAATATAATTTAAAGATAGGAAATGAAGATTTTTACATAGATTTGCTTTTTTATCATGTGAAATTACATTGTTTTGTAGTGATTGAACTGAAAACAGGCAAATTTAAACCTGAATATGCAGGAAAAATCAATTTCTATCTTTCGGCTGTAGATGATTTGCTCAAATCTCCTGTAGATAATCCTTCAATTGGTTTAATTTTATGTGCAAGTAAGGACAATATTATTGCTGAGTATGCGCTACGTGATGTCAATAAGCCAATAGGTATTGCTGAATGGCAAACTAAACTTACTAAGTCACTGCCCAAAGAGTTACAAACAAAGTTGCCAACTATTGAGCAGTTGGAAGCAGAACTAGAAAATTTGTCAGCAGAAATAGAGAATGATTGA
- a CDS encoding YqeG family HAD IIIA-type phosphatase, with product MTWNNLLQPDLILHGSVLQLTQEVIQQYGLKGLVLDVDETLVPFTVGTPSPELRQWVEEIRVNVDLWLVSNNLSEARIGSIARALNLPYYLGAAKPSRRKIRAALQAMDLPAHQVGMVGDRLFTDVLAGNRLGMFTVLVEPIIHPDAALRSHPVRNFEVWISEILGASITPKRSVVNKK from the coding sequence ATGACTTGGAACAATCTCTTACAGCCTGACTTGATTTTACACGGTTCAGTTTTGCAATTGACTCAAGAAGTTATTCAACAATATGGGCTTAAGGGACTTGTCTTAGATGTGGATGAAACACTCGTTCCTTTCACAGTGGGGACTCCTTCGCCAGAGTTGAGACAATGGGTAGAAGAAATCCGCGTTAATGTTGATTTGTGGTTGGTGAGCAATAACTTAAGCGAAGCTCGCATTGGCAGTATTGCCCGTGCTTTGAATTTACCTTATTACTTGGGTGCAGCCAAGCCCTCTCGCCGCAAAATTAGAGCCGCTCTCCAAGCAATGGATTTACCAGCACATCAAGTAGGAATGGTGGGCGATCGCTTGTTTACCGATGTTTTGGCTGGTAATCGCCTGGGAATGTTTACAGTTCTCGTAGAACCGATTATTCATCCTGATGCTGCATTGCGTTCTCATCCCGTCCGAAATTTTGAAGTCTGGATTTCTGAAATCCTGGGAGCCTCTATCACACCTAAACGCAGCGTTGTTAACAAAAAGTAA